One Fuerstiella marisgermanici DNA window includes the following coding sequences:
- a CDS encoding glycerophosphodiester phosphodiesterase family protein yields the protein MTPRRISISIIVLLIAVPCTAAELEWVRVSDDGKSFTLTTSGRRFVPWGFNYDHEGDGKLIEDYWDDKWPTVESAFREMKGLGANIVRIHLQFGKFMTSPTEPTQHSLKQLAKLIQLAEQTGIYIDLTGLGCYHKQDVPRWYDRLSEQERWKAQAVFWEAVAKTCSDSPAIFCYDLMNEPVVPGGDKKRDDWLGPALGNKHFVQFIALDRNGRNRTDVARNWIHTLVSAIRKHDKRHLITVGLVPWSLDRPGMTSGFVPETIAADLDFIAMHIYPEREKVDEAIEIVKGFSAVGKPVVVEETFVLKCSAEELEEFIDRSREHVTGWIGFYWGSTPDEIRPAKTIPEALTLSWLELFQKKRGQIVELSESFPANGVTAHRGNSGEFPENTMPAFQSGINVGADWIELDILRTKDGQLVVIHDKTTNRVGDKNLVVSESTYKELTTVDVATDFRKRTGKTLDSCPPQQIPLLKDVLQVVIKQDRTRVSIQPKTDCVADAVAMIEELKAEKWVGFNDGNLAYMAEVKQLNSAIPVFWDRGKDTDIKEDIRIATHHGFESLVLHHEGITPEKIRMIKAAGIEVGAWTVNDATTMKRLLDAGVERLYTDHPRLLLSLMAQ from the coding sequence ATGACGCCTCGCAGAATTTCTATCTCGATCATCGTGCTACTGATTGCCGTGCCATGTACCGCAGCAGAACTGGAGTGGGTTCGGGTTTCCGACGATGGCAAGAGCTTCACTTTGACAACTTCGGGCCGACGCTTTGTCCCGTGGGGCTTTAATTATGACCACGAGGGCGATGGAAAGCTGATCGAGGACTACTGGGACGACAAGTGGCCGACGGTCGAATCTGCCTTTCGGGAAATGAAGGGGCTCGGAGCAAACATTGTTCGCATTCACCTTCAGTTCGGTAAGTTCATGACGAGCCCAACCGAGCCCACGCAGCATTCCCTGAAACAACTCGCGAAGCTGATCCAACTGGCCGAACAGACCGGGATCTACATCGACCTAACCGGCTTGGGCTGCTACCACAAACAGGATGTGCCACGGTGGTACGACAGACTCAGCGAACAGGAGCGTTGGAAGGCACAAGCGGTGTTCTGGGAGGCCGTGGCGAAGACGTGCTCAGATAGCCCAGCCATCTTTTGCTACGACCTCATGAATGAACCGGTTGTGCCTGGTGGCGACAAAAAACGCGATGACTGGTTGGGGCCAGCACTCGGAAACAAACACTTTGTGCAGTTCATCGCACTTGACCGCAACGGCCGCAATCGCACAGACGTGGCCCGAAACTGGATTCACACGCTGGTGTCAGCGATCCGTAAACATGACAAACGACACCTGATCACAGTCGGATTGGTCCCATGGAGTCTGGATCGGCCCGGCATGACTTCCGGCTTTGTGCCCGAAACAATTGCTGCAGACCTCGACTTCATCGCCATGCATATCTACCCCGAAAGGGAAAAGGTTGATGAAGCCATCGAAATCGTGAAAGGGTTTTCAGCAGTCGGCAAACCGGTTGTTGTCGAAGAAACATTCGTTCTGAAATGCAGTGCCGAAGAACTCGAAGAATTCATCGATCGGTCGCGTGAGCATGTCACTGGCTGGATCGGTTTTTATTGGGGATCGACACCCGACGAGATCCGCCCTGCGAAAACGATTCCTGAGGCATTGACGCTGAGCTGGTTGGAATTGTTTCAGAAAAAACGTGGGCAGATCGTCGAGCTGAGCGAGTCGTTTCCTGCCAATGGCGTGACGGCGCATCGAGGCAACTCTGGCGAGTTCCCGGAAAACACGATGCCGGCCTTCCAAAGTGGCATCAACGTTGGAGCCGACTGGATTGAACTGGACATTCTTCGCACCAAGGACGGTCAACTGGTCGTGATTCATGACAAGACAACGAATCGCGTGGGGGACAAGAACCTGGTTGTCTCCGAGTCAACCTACAAAGAGCTGACGACCGTCGATGTGGCAACCGACTTCAGAAAACGAACCGGCAAGACGCTCGACTCGTGCCCACCACAACAGATTCCGTTGCTCAAAGACGTTCTACAAGTCGTGATAAAACAGGATCGCACTCGCGTTTCCATTCAACCCAAAACGGACTGCGTCGCCGACGCGGTCGCGATGATTGAAGAATTGAAGGCGGAAAAATGGGTGGGCTTTAATGATGGAAATCTCGCGTACATGGCTGAGGTAAAGCAGCTTAACTCAGCCATCCCCGTGTTCTGGGATCGAGGCAAGGACACCGACATCAAAGAAGACATCCGAATCGCCACGCATCACGGGTTCGAGTCACTTGTACTTCACCATGAAGGAATCACGCCTGAAAAGATCCGAATGATCAAAGCTGCCGGAATCGAAGTGGGAGCATGGACCGTCAACGACGCGACCACGATGAAGCGATTGCTTGATGCTGGCGTCGAACGACTTTATACAGACCATCCTCGTTTGTTGCTCTCACTAATGGCGCAGTAA